A window of the Pseudomonas gozinkensis genome harbors these coding sequences:
- a CDS encoding YceI family protein has translation MSIRLLLAAACCLIVFPAAQAVEYTRVNTTASQISFTYNQMGSRMYGTFGKFDATLDFDSDNLTSARTTLHIDLTSIDAGSEDANTELVKPAWFDTDKFPVAVFESTRFSPAGDNRFLVDGHLTLKGITREVQVPVQLKPDSSIGIFDGELVLKRDEFGLGAGEWADTVVSKDIDIKFKVVAPAQ, from the coding sequence ATGTCGATTCGATTGTTGTTGGCTGCCGCGTGTTGCCTGATCGTCTTCCCTGCTGCGCAGGCGGTGGAGTACACCCGGGTCAACACCACCGCCAGCCAGATCAGTTTCACCTACAACCAGATGGGCTCGCGGATGTACGGCACGTTCGGCAAGTTCGACGCGACGCTGGATTTCGACTCCGACAACCTCACCAGTGCCCGCACCACGCTGCACATCGACCTCACCAGCATCGACGCCGGCAGTGAAGACGCCAACACCGAGCTGGTGAAACCTGCATGGTTCGACACCGATAAATTTCCGGTGGCGGTGTTCGAATCGACCCGCTTCAGCCCGGCCGGCGACAACCGTTTTCTGGTCGACGGCCACCTCACCCTCAAAGGCATCACTCGTGAGGTGCAAGTGCCGGTGCAACTCAAACCCGACAGCAGCATCGGCATCTTCGACGGTGAACTGGTGCTCAAGCGCGACGAGTTCGGCCTCGGCGCGGGGGAGTGGGCGGACACCGTGGTGTCGAAGGATATCGACATCAAGTTCAAGGTCGTTGCACCCGCGCAGTGA
- a CDS encoding NAD(P)H-dependent oxidoreductase, protein MHALIVVDHDDPRSLTHSLAHQIAKGLSDSDPSNTFEIADLHAEAFDPRFGVADWAVHHRESAPPADVLAEQARIDRADALVLVYPVFWWAMPALLKGWIDRVFSNGWAFDFDGDKTLKKLGRLRVHLVALGGADARTYERHGYGAAMKAQIDHGIFDYCGATVAGAALLLESESSDPAVQLQAARELGQGLFR, encoded by the coding sequence ATGCACGCATTGATTGTTGTAGACCACGATGATCCACGTTCGCTGACTCACTCGTTGGCGCACCAGATTGCCAAAGGCCTGTCGGACAGCGATCCGTCCAACACCTTTGAAATCGCCGACCTGCACGCCGAGGCATTCGACCCGCGCTTTGGCGTGGCCGACTGGGCGGTGCATCACCGCGAATCTGCACCACCGGCGGATGTGCTGGCCGAGCAGGCACGCATCGACCGCGCCGATGCGCTGGTGCTGGTCTATCCGGTGTTCTGGTGGGCGATGCCGGCGCTGCTCAAAGGCTGGATCGACCGGGTGTTCAGCAACGGCTGGGCCTTTGATTTCGACGGCGATAAGACGCTGAAAAAACTCGGACGATTGCGCGTGCACCTGGTCGCACTCGGCGGGGCAGATGCACGCACCTACGAACGCCACGGCTACGGCGCGGCGATGAAGGCGCAGATCGATCACGGCATTTTCGATTACTGCGGGGCGACGGTGGCGGGGGCGGCGTTGCTGCTGGAGTCCGAGTCGAGCGATCCGGCGGTGCAACTGCAGGCGGCGCGCGAGCTCGGACAGGGGCTGTTTCGCTGA
- a CDS encoding chorismate mutase, translating into MRRSPFLLSCTLLTALATSVHAGPTPSPEVVQGLVNTLNERLNIGDLVALTKWDSGKPIQDSPREAQVIDNARKLAIERKLDPEDVAQLIAAQMEANKLVQYGLLAQWQAAGAAPDTPRPDLGKQIRPRLDELQTRLLQQYADFTPYRHDPNCPAWLAKARTGLTRDALHDLALTRATGELCIRPLVP; encoded by the coding sequence ATGCGCCGTTCCCCGTTTCTGCTGAGTTGCACCCTATTGACCGCTCTGGCGACGAGCGTCCACGCCGGCCCCACGCCCTCGCCCGAAGTGGTGCAAGGATTGGTGAACACCCTGAACGAACGCCTGAACATCGGCGACCTCGTCGCCCTGACCAAATGGGACAGCGGCAAGCCGATCCAGGACAGCCCCCGTGAGGCGCAGGTGATCGACAACGCCCGCAAGCTGGCCATCGAACGCAAGCTCGACCCGGAAGACGTTGCGCAGTTGATCGCCGCGCAGATGGAGGCCAACAAACTGGTGCAGTACGGGTTGCTCGCGCAATGGCAGGCCGCCGGTGCCGCGCCGGACACGCCGCGCCCGGATCTGGGCAAGCAGATTCGCCCGCGTCTGGACGAGTTGCAGACCCGTCTGCTGCAGCAATACGCCGACTTCACGCCCTACCGTCACGACCCGAACTGCCCGGCATGGCTGGCCAAGGCGCGCACCGGTCTGACCCGCGATGCGCTGCATGATCTGGCCCTGACCCGCGCCACCGGCGAGCTGTGCATTCGGCCGCTGGTGCCCTAG
- a CDS encoding hotdog fold domain-containing protein, whose protein sequence is MSQFLSMFNSVGPQAFSQMACQVAPYFSTINPLVTELRAGSAQVQVPFRREITNHLGTVHAIALCNAAELAAGMMTDVSIPAGARWIPKGMTVEYLAKAKTDVTAVANGEGLDWQTEGDKIVPVDVHDAEGRKVFTARITMNVKLS, encoded by the coding sequence ATGAGTCAGTTTCTCAGCATGTTCAACAGCGTCGGTCCTCAGGCGTTCAGCCAGATGGCCTGCCAGGTCGCGCCGTACTTCAGCACTATCAACCCACTGGTCACCGAGTTGCGGGCAGGTTCGGCGCAGGTGCAAGTGCCGTTTCGCCGCGAGATCACCAACCACCTCGGCACGGTGCACGCCATTGCCCTGTGCAACGCCGCCGAACTGGCGGCCGGGATGATGACCGACGTGTCGATTCCCGCCGGCGCGCGCTGGATTCCCAAAGGCATGACCGTCGAATACCTGGCCAAGGCCAAGACCGACGTGACCGCCGTAGCCAATGGCGAAGGGCTGGACTGGCAAACCGAAGGCGACAAGATCGTGCCGGTGGATGTCCACGACGCCGAAGGCAGGAAAGTGTTCACGGCGCGGATCACCATGAACGTGAAACTGTCCTGA
- a CDS encoding c-type cytochrome — protein sequence MKNAALLTLALILNAGLFSTPTLAAGDAEAGAKIFPRLCGGCHQVGESARPGFGPELNGIIGRPAGTSANYVYSDAMKNSGLTWDRETLTKYLKDPKGVVPGTRMIFWGLSDEEKIDNLLAYLQTFSQ from the coding sequence ATGAAAAACGCTGCATTACTGACTCTCGCCCTGATCCTCAACGCAGGCCTGTTCAGCACGCCAACACTGGCTGCCGGTGACGCCGAGGCCGGCGCCAAAATCTTCCCGCGCCTGTGCGGCGGCTGCCATCAGGTCGGCGAATCCGCCCGCCCAGGCTTCGGCCCGGAACTCAACGGCATCATCGGTCGCCCGGCGGGGACGTCGGCGAATTACGTGTATTCCGATGCGATGAAAAACTCCGGCCTGACCTGGGATCGTGAAACGCTGACGAAGTATCTGAAAGATCCGAAGGGCGTGGTGCCGGGGACGCGGATGATTTTCTGGGGGCTGAGTGACGAGGAGAAGATTGATAATTTGTTGGCGTATCTGCAGACGTTTTCTCAGTAA
- a CDS encoding MATE family efflux transporter — MQTPAQSPLWKTYLLFLAPMVLSNFLQSMSGTVNSIYIGQMLGTQALAAVSGMFPIIFFFIALVIGLGAGAGVLIGQAWGARESHMVKAIAGATLLLGVLIGLVAAVLGSVFARQALQGLGTPADVLDDAVAYARVMMWTLPVVLVYVLFTQLLRGVSDTLSPMLALLLSTVVGLALTPAFIRGWFGLPQRGIQSAAFAGLAGTLAAMAWLSWSLIRKGHPLAPDREFFAALRLDGAILGKVLRIGLPTGVQMIVLSLSELVILALVNQHGSQATAAYGAVTQIVNYVQFPALSIAITASILGAQAIGAGRLERMGPILRTGLWINVCLTGGLILAGYLLSHWLLGLFLTEDSTRAMAEHLLHIMLWSLLIFGFQAIIGGIMRASGTVLVPVGVAIICVLGVQLPAAYWLDGQFGLQGVWMAFPIAYLGMLVLQTLYYTRVWKHQKIERLV; from the coding sequence ATGCAAACCCCCGCTCAATCCCCCCTCTGGAAAACCTACCTGCTATTCCTGGCTCCCATGGTGCTGTCGAACTTCCTGCAATCGATGTCGGGCACGGTCAACAGCATCTACATCGGCCAGATGCTCGGCACTCAGGCGCTGGCGGCGGTGTCCGGCATGTTCCCGATCATCTTTTTCTTCATTGCGCTGGTCATCGGCCTGGGCGCCGGGGCGGGGGTGCTGATCGGTCAGGCGTGGGGGGCGCGTGAGTCGCACATGGTCAAGGCGATTGCCGGGGCGACGTTGTTGCTGGGGGTATTGATCGGGCTGGTGGCGGCGGTGCTGGGCAGTGTGTTTGCGCGTCAGGCCTTGCAGGGGTTGGGCACACCGGCGGATGTGCTGGATGATGCGGTGGCCTATGCCCGGGTGATGATGTGGACCTTGCCGGTTGTGCTGGTTTACGTCCTGTTCACGCAGTTGTTGCGCGGGGTGAGCGACACGCTGTCGCCGATGCTGGCGCTGTTGCTGTCGACCGTTGTCGGTCTGGCGCTGACCCCGGCGTTCATTCGCGGCTGGTTCGGTTTGCCGCAACGGGGGATCCAGAGCGCGGCGTTCGCCGGTCTGGCCGGTACGCTGGCGGCGATGGCGTGGCTGTCATGGAGCCTGATCCGCAAGGGCCACCCGCTGGCGCCGGATCGCGAGTTCTTTGCGGCGTTGCGTCTGGACGGCGCGATTCTCGGCAAGGTGTTGCGCATCGGTCTGCCGACCGGGGTGCAGATGATTGTGCTGTCGCTGTCGGAGCTGGTGATTCTGGCACTGGTCAACCAGCACGGCTCGCAGGCGACGGCGGCCTATGGCGCGGTGACGCAGATCGTCAACTACGTGCAGTTTCCGGCGCTGTCGATTGCGATCACCGCCTCGATCCTCGGCGCCCAGGCAATCGGTGCCGGACGGCTGGAGCGGATGGGCCCGATCCTGCGCACCGGGTTGTGGATCAACGTGTGCCTGACCGGTGGTCTGATCCTGGCGGGTTACCTGCTGTCGCACTGGCTGCTGGGGCTGTTCCTGACCGAAGACTCGACCCGGGCAATGGCCGAGCACCTGTTGCACATCATGTTGTGGAGCCTGTTGATCTTCGGTTTCCAGGCGATCATCGGCGGCATCATGCGCGCCAGCGGTACGGTGCTGGTGCCGGTGGGCGTGGCGATCATCTGTGTCCTCGGCGTGCAATTGCCGGCGGCCTACTGGCTGGACGGGCAGTTCGGTCTGCAGGGCGTGTGGATGGCGTTTCCTATCGCGTATCTGGGGATGCTGGTGCTGCAGACGCTGTATTACACACGGGTCTGGAAGCATCAGAAGATCGAGCGGTTGGTGTGA
- a CDS encoding TetR/AcrR family transcriptional regulator: MDTADLLERSYPGRRAELKRDIFRKALRLFNEQGIEATTIEMIRAECDTSVGAIYHHFGNKEGLVAALFFTALEDQARLRDAYLADATTTEEGVQALVYSYVDWVENQPEWARFQYHARYAVTRGPHKDELAERNKTRNLGLRTWLAESGRAAELNECPAELLPSLIVGQADSYCRAWLSGRVQGSPKAYRELLAQATWRSIRR, encoded by the coding sequence ATGGACACCGCAGATCTACTCGAACGCAGCTACCCCGGCCGCCGCGCCGAACTCAAGCGCGACATCTTTCGCAAGGCCCTGCGCCTGTTCAACGAACAGGGGATCGAGGCCACCACCATCGAAATGATCCGTGCCGAGTGCGACACCAGTGTCGGGGCGATCTACCACCACTTCGGCAACAAGGAAGGGCTGGTGGCGGCGCTGTTCTTCACCGCGCTGGAAGATCAGGCACGCCTGCGAGACGCCTATCTGGCCGACGCGACGACCACCGAAGAGGGCGTGCAGGCGCTGGTCTACAGTTACGTGGATTGGGTCGAGAACCAGCCGGAATGGGCGCGGTTCCAGTATCACGCGCGTTATGCCGTGACCCGGGGCCCGCACAAGGACGAGCTGGCCGAGCGCAACAAGACCCGCAACCTGGGCCTGCGCACCTGGCTGGCCGAGTCCGGGCGCGCGGCTGAACTCAATGAATGCCCGGCCGAACTGCTGCCGTCGCTGATCGTCGGTCAGGCCGACAGCTATTGCCGCGCGTGGTTGTCCGGGCGGGTGCAGGGCAGTCCGAAGGCTTATCGCGAATTGCTGGCCCAGGCCACATGGCGCTCGATCCGTCGCTAA
- a CDS encoding PLP-dependent aminotransferase family protein, with product MPRSRYKTLVDTYAADIRAGRLLPGTRLPTHRQLAASEGLALVTASRVYAELEAMGLVSGEAGRGTFVRETSLLPGQGIDQKDVAVGMIDLNFNYPSLPGQAELLRTALRQLALSGDLEALLRYQPHAGRQHERASVARHLLTRGLNVEAEQILIVNGAQQGLAVTLMALLKPGDVIAADALTYSGFKVLADALHLEVVAIPVNEQGPDLAALDRLCRQRPVRAVYSMPTLHNPLGWVMPLEQREDLIAIARRHDLTIIEDAAYAFLVDNPPLPLAFLAPERTVYVSGLSKNIATGLRVGFIAAPVERVAALERIIRATTWNTPGVMTAIACGWLDDGTVTLLEAQKRSDAQARQILAAQILEGLPTVGHPSSYFLWLPLPEDVRADHIVVELMHEQVSVTTAEPFTVSTHVPHAIRLALGSVDMLVLRQALLKVRQVVGAYL from the coding sequence ATGCCGCGCTCCCGTTACAAGACCCTTGTCGACACCTATGCCGCCGACATTCGCGCCGGCCGACTGCTGCCCGGCACTCGCTTACCGACCCACCGGCAATTGGCGGCGAGCGAAGGGCTGGCGCTGGTCACGGCCTCGCGCGTATACGCCGAACTAGAGGCCATGGGCCTGGTCAGCGGCGAAGCCGGGCGCGGTACATTCGTGCGGGAGACGTCGTTGTTGCCGGGGCAGGGCATCGACCAGAAAGACGTCGCGGTCGGCATGATCGACCTCAACTTCAACTACCCGTCATTGCCGGGGCAGGCCGAGCTGCTGCGCACTGCGTTGCGGCAACTGGCGCTGTCCGGTGACCTCGAAGCGCTGCTGCGCTATCAGCCCCACGCCGGTCGCCAGCACGAACGGGCCTCGGTGGCGCGGCATCTGCTGACAAGAGGTTTGAATGTCGAGGCCGAGCAGATACTGATCGTCAATGGCGCCCAGCAGGGGCTGGCGGTGACGCTGATGGCTTTGCTGAAACCCGGTGATGTGATTGCCGCCGACGCCTTGACCTACTCCGGATTCAAAGTGCTGGCCGACGCGCTGCACCTGGAAGTGGTGGCGATTCCCGTCAATGAGCAGGGCCCCGATCTGGCGGCTCTCGACAGACTCTGCCGTCAGCGCCCGGTGCGTGCCGTGTACAGCATGCCGACCCTGCACAATCCACTGGGTTGGGTGATGCCGCTGGAACAACGTGAGGACTTGATCGCGATTGCCCGCCGGCATGATCTGACGATCATTGAGGACGCGGCCTACGCCTTTCTGGTCGATAACCCTCCGCTCCCGTTGGCCTTTCTTGCGCCGGAGCGCACGGTCTACGTGTCGGGCCTGTCGAAAAACATCGCCACCGGCCTGCGTGTAGGTTTCATCGCCGCGCCGGTTGAACGGGTCGCGGCATTGGAGCGGATCATCCGCGCAACCACCTGGAACACGCCCGGGGTGATGACCGCCATCGCCTGCGGCTGGCTCGACGACGGCACCGTCACCTTGCTCGAAGCGCAGAAGCGCAGTGACGCCCAGGCCCGGCAAATCCTCGCTGCGCAGATCCTCGAGGGCCTCCCGACCGTGGGTCATCCCTCTTCATATTTCCTTTGGTTGCCGCTGCCGGAAGATGTCCGGGCCGACCATATCGTGGTCGAGTTGATGCACGAGCAGGTTTCCGTTACCACCGCAGAACCCTTCACCGTGTCCACCCATGTGCCCCACGCAATTCGTCTGGCGCTGGGATCGGTGGACATGCTTGTCCTGCGTCAAGCCTTGCTCAAAGTCCGCCAGGTTGTGGGCGCCTACCTGTAG
- a CDS encoding YXWGXW repeat-containing protein, with protein MNVLRSPKTMKTLLAATLVAITLSGCVVEPARPHRPPPIVEVVPAMPAPGYHWVAGHYRWAGNQWRWMPGHWRAY; from the coding sequence ATGAACGTTCTGCGTTCCCCGAAAACCATGAAAACCTTGCTTGCCGCCACGCTGGTGGCAATCACCCTGTCAGGCTGTGTCGTCGAACCGGCTCGCCCGCATCGGCCACCACCGATCGTCGAAGTGGTCCCGGCGATGCCTGCACCGGGTTATCACTGGGTCGCCGGGCATTACCGCTGGGCCGGCAACCAATGGCGCTGGATGCCGGGGCATTGGCGGGCGTATTGA
- a CDS encoding TetR/AcrR family transcriptional regulator, translating into MSTTEIPEPAQPRRRLSREDRQRQLLDMAWQLIREEGTDALTLGYLAEKAGVTKPVVYDHFTTRAGLLAALYQDFDRRQTALMDAALANAKATLSGIASVIATAYVDCVLTQGNEIPGVIAALASTPELERIKREYEAIFLEKCRSVLSPFADGAEIGQAGLRAMLGAAEALSQAAATDEISAEQARDELFATILAMVERAATRTTKAGD; encoded by the coding sequence ATGTCAACCACTGAAATCCCTGAACCCGCTCAACCCCGTCGACGCCTGTCCCGGGAAGACCGCCAGCGCCAGTTGCTCGACATGGCCTGGCAGCTGATTCGCGAAGAAGGCACCGATGCACTGACCCTCGGTTATCTGGCGGAAAAGGCCGGCGTGACCAAACCGGTGGTCTACGACCACTTCACCACCCGCGCCGGTCTGCTTGCGGCGCTGTATCAGGATTTCGACCGGCGCCAGACGGCGCTGATGGACGCGGCGCTGGCCAATGCCAAGGCGACCTTGAGCGGCATCGCGTCGGTCATCGCCACGGCCTATGTCGATTGCGTGCTGACCCAGGGCAACGAAATTCCGGGGGTGATTGCCGCCTTGGCGAGCACGCCGGAACTGGAGAGAATCAAGCGCGAATACGAGGCGATTTTTCTGGAGAAGTGCCGCAGCGTGCTCTCGCCTTTCGCTGACGGCGCGGAGATCGGACAGGCAGGACTGCGCGCCATGCTGGGCGCCGCCGAAGCGCTGTCGCAAGCGGCAGCCACCGACGAAATCAGCGCCGAACAGGCCCGTGACGAGCTGTTCGCCACCATCCTTGCGATGGTCGAAAGAGCCGCCACCCGCACCACCAAAGCAGGTGACTGA
- a CDS encoding GNAT family N-acetyltransferase produces MPRITHYKTPCPEGVNSQILQMVVDYLTDISAVGLGPSNLLYNVYQYAVGYEVHLYLEALNGEKGTEVELLVATDDDDPEQVIGFLLYLPVQGDWEACNVAYLAVREGHRRQGVARSLIADMVARYPHAELTCSVGKVPYFEALGFEVLGQLETQVLMSTRHYRSNGLRGFIDTTPIYRSLEVQQIHTYLLQKHGKRAMLDAEKQRDRHLDQVTRRTEEFVRQRLTVH; encoded by the coding sequence ATGCCCCGCATCACCCACTACAAAACCCCATGCCCCGAAGGCGTCAACAGCCAGATCCTGCAGATGGTGGTCGACTACCTGACCGACATCAGCGCCGTCGGCCTTGGCCCGAGCAACCTGCTGTACAACGTCTATCAGTACGCGGTCGGCTACGAGGTGCATCTGTATCTGGAGGCGTTGAACGGCGAGAAGGGCACCGAGGTGGAACTGTTGGTGGCCACCGACGACGATGACCCGGAGCAGGTGATCGGCTTCCTGTTGTACCTGCCGGTGCAGGGTGATTGGGAGGCGTGCAACGTGGCCTATCTGGCGGTGCGCGAGGGGCATCGGCGTCAGGGCGTGGCCCGTTCGTTGATCGCGGACATGGTGGCGCGTTACCCCCATGCCGAGCTGACCTGCAGCGTCGGCAAGGTGCCGTATTTCGAGGCGCTGGGTTTCGAAGTACTGGGCCAATTGGAAACGCAGGTGCTGATGAGCACCCGGCATTACCGCAGCAACGGGCTGCGCGGTTTCATCGACACGACGCCGATCTACCGTTCGCTGGAAGTGCAACAGATCCACACCTACCTGCTGCAAAAGCACGGCAAGCGGGCGATGCTCGATGCCGAGAAACAGCGCGACCGGCATCTGGATCAGGTCACTCGGCGCACCGAAGAATTTGTCCGCCAGCGTCTGACCGTTCACTGA
- a CDS encoding sensor domain-containing diguanylate cyclase encodes MLKASLRSHLTLWFAGLSLLTLLSVGFYVGDIATEQMKRASGNALLSTARSAAALLGEQLRERQLEVYLLSRAPHLERGDLDNPAILKSMQLRTEARTEYAWMGVTDAQGRVHQAVNGLLVGQAVQQRPWFQAGLRGEYTGDPHEAVLLAKLLPGLPNGEPLRFIDFAAPIRNADGQVIGVLGAHAHWSWVTHIVESAAMSHKGAEPDIEALIIDHDGKVLYPEALVGQQMPAKDPQSPGWVVGNGYLTSEVTVPTPTGTALSWSIAVRQPLDTALQPARLLFYKLLLLGVFAAVAFGLVAYYLALYLSRPIEQLARSAQKVQNNQPGAHFPLQHPVREIAQLGQSIDAMTQSLLAKERELQETNASLEATVAQRTAALTLANAELLSLATHDGLTGVYNRRRFDEKLTEYSLLFRRTGRPFALLLIDADHFKRINDTHGHAAGDDVLRQLARLIQISIRSTDFVARYGGEEFAVLLPEIAKPDTPDIVAEKIRSAIAEATFPAVGPVTVSIGVSLADPADNTPTALVKRADQQLYKAKAAGRNQVACQASLIEVSENG; translated from the coding sequence ATGCTCAAAGCCAGTCTGCGCAGCCACCTGACCCTATGGTTTGCCGGTTTGTCTCTGCTGACGCTGTTGAGCGTGGGCTTCTACGTCGGTGATATCGCCACTGAACAAATGAAACGCGCCAGCGGCAATGCGCTGCTCAGTACCGCGCGGTCAGCGGCGGCGCTGCTGGGCGAGCAACTGCGCGAACGGCAACTGGAGGTCTATCTGCTCAGCCGGGCGCCGCATCTGGAACGCGGTGATCTGGACAATCCGGCGATTCTCAAATCGATGCAGCTGCGCACCGAGGCCCGCACCGAGTATGCATGGATGGGGGTGACCGATGCTCAGGGCCGTGTGCATCAGGCAGTCAACGGTTTGCTGGTCGGTCAGGCCGTGCAACAACGCCCCTGGTTCCAGGCTGGTCTGCGCGGTGAATACACCGGCGATCCGCACGAAGCCGTGTTGTTGGCGAAACTGTTGCCAGGCCTGCCCAACGGCGAGCCACTGCGCTTCATCGACTTCGCCGCGCCCATTCGCAATGCCGACGGTCAGGTGATTGGTGTGCTCGGCGCCCATGCGCACTGGAGCTGGGTCACGCATATCGTCGAATCCGCAGCCATGTCGCACAAGGGAGCGGAGCCGGATATCGAAGCGCTGATCATCGATCACGACGGCAAGGTGCTGTACCCGGAAGCGCTGGTTGGCCAGCAGATGCCGGCCAAGGATCCGCAGTCCCCGGGCTGGGTCGTCGGCAACGGATACCTGACCAGCGAGGTGACGGTACCGACACCTACAGGCACCGCGCTGTCGTGGTCGATTGCCGTGCGTCAACCACTGGACACTGCGCTGCAACCGGCGCGACTGCTATTTTATAAATTGCTGTTGCTGGGGGTTTTCGCCGCCGTGGCGTTCGGGCTCGTGGCGTATTACCTGGCGCTGTACCTGAGCCGTCCCATCGAGCAACTCGCGCGTTCTGCCCAGAAAGTGCAGAACAACCAACCGGGGGCCCACTTCCCGCTCCAGCATCCCGTGCGGGAAATTGCCCAGCTCGGCCAGTCCATTGATGCCATGACCCAGTCGCTGCTCGCCAAGGAGCGTGAGCTGCAAGAGACCAACGCTTCGCTGGAAGCCACGGTCGCCCAACGCACGGCAGCCCTCACACTGGCCAACGCCGAGCTGCTGAGCCTGGCCACCCACGATGGCTTGACCGGTGTCTACAACCGCCGCCGCTTCGACGAAAAACTCACCGAATACAGCCTGTTGTTCCGTCGTACCGGGCGGCCGTTTGCGCTGCTTCTAATTGACGCCGATCACTTCAAGCGCATCAACGACACTCACGGTCATGCGGCCGGCGACGACGTACTGCGGCAATTGGCGCGACTGATCCAGATCAGCATCCGGAGCACGGATTTCGTCGCCCGTTACGGAGGCGAAGAATTTGCTGTGCTGCTGCCGGAAATCGCCAAACCCGATACCCCGGATATCGTCGCCGAGAAGATTCGGTCAGCGATTGCCGAGGCGACCTTTCCAGCGGTCGGCCCGGTGACGGTCAGCATTGGTGTCAGCCTGGCCGACCCGGCCGACAACACCCCGACAGCATTGGTCAAACGTGCCGACCAGCAGTTGTACAAGGCGAAAGCGGCAGGTCGCAATCAAGTGGCCTGCCAGGCTTCGCTCATCGAGGTGAGCGAAAATGGCTGA
- a CDS encoding P1 family peptidase, which produces MKPRARDLHIRIGQLQPGPVNAITDVPGVRVGHSNVRGRSAGGRDICTGVTLIEPRAGSTNAQPCFAGVHVLNGNGDATGLEWIREAGLLTSPIAFTNTHSLGVVRDALIELDRAQQPDDGRLYWNMPVVLETFDGLLNDINGFHVKPEHVAEAMGNAVDGPVQEGAVGGGSGMICHEFKGGIGTASRRLSKAQGGWTVGAIVQANHGIRSELRVDGYPVGRYMEQVDSPFLRASLPHPGMGSIVVCLATDAPLLPHQCTRLAQRASLGLARTGGGNEDHSGDIFIAFATGNGHIPPAAYEGKGAPTCDDLRMVNNDHISELFLAATEAVEEAIINALLASASTEGNGHSVPGLDAETLLAALDKAGWPGAR; this is translated from the coding sequence ATGAAACCACGTGCCCGCGATCTCCATATCCGCATTGGTCAATTACAGCCCGGCCCGGTCAACGCCATCACCGACGTACCCGGCGTACGGGTCGGCCACAGCAATGTGCGTGGCCGCAGCGCCGGCGGTCGTGACATTTGCACCGGCGTCACCCTGATCGAACCGCGCGCCGGCTCGACCAACGCCCAGCCGTGTTTCGCCGGTGTCCATGTACTCAATGGCAACGGCGATGCCACAGGGCTGGAGTGGATTCGCGAAGCCGGCCTGCTGACCAGCCCGATTGCCTTCACCAACACCCACAGCCTCGGCGTGGTGCGCGATGCCTTGATCGAACTGGATCGCGCGCAGCAGCCGGACGACGGTCGTCTCTACTGGAACATGCCGGTGGTGCTGGAGACCTTCGATGGGTTACTCAACGACATCAACGGTTTTCATGTGAAGCCCGAGCACGTGGCCGAGGCGATGGGCAACGCGGTTGACGGCCCCGTACAGGAAGGCGCGGTGGGCGGTGGCAGCGGCATGATCTGCCATGAATTCAAGGGCGGGATCGGCACCGCGTCGCGCCGGTTGAGCAAGGCTCAGGGCGGTTGGACCGTGGGCGCCATCGTCCAGGCCAACCACGGGATTCGCAGCGAGTTGCGGGTCGACGGCTACCCGGTCGGGCGCTACATGGAACAGGTGGATTCACCGTTCCTTCGCGCTTCGTTGCCGCATCCGGGCATGGGTTCGATCGTGGTGTGCCTGGCCACCGATGCGCCGTTGTTGCCGCATCAATGCACACGACTGGCGCAACGGGCGAGCCTCGGTCTGGCGCGCACCGGGGGCGGCAATGAGGATCACAGCGGCGACATCTTTATCGCCTTCGCCACCGGCAACGGCCATATCCCGCCTGCCGCCTACGAGGGCAAAGGCGCGCCGACCTGCGACGACTTGCGGATGGTCAACAACGATCACATCAGCGAACTGTTTCTGGCGGCGACCGAGGCGGTGGAAGAAGCGATCATCAACGCCTTGCTGGCCAGCGCCAGCACCGAAGGCAACGGGCATTCGGTGCCGGGGCTGGATGCCGAGACCCTGCTCGCGGCTCTGGATAAAGCAGGCTGGCCTGGCGCCCGCTGA